The Georgenia sp. TF02-10 genome window below encodes:
- a CDS encoding D-ribose ABC transporter substrate-binding protein: protein MKKPVISLAALLAAGTLALSACGSDDPGSSNESPGGGGGGDDYSLGLAVSTLNNPFFVSLRDGAQDAADEAGVELIVTDGRDDATQQADQVANFQTQQLDAVLINPVDSDAAGPIVAPLVQSDVPVIAVDRAVNGAEVSTLVASDNVEGGRLAAQALAEAIGEEGQVIVLQGVAGTSASRERGQGFDEGIADYPNIEVVAKQPADFDRAQGLDVATNLLQANPDVVGIFAENDEMALGAVQALGDRAGQDVFVVGFDATEDGQAAVEAGTMFATIAQQPEDLGRAAVEAALDLLDGEDVEETISVPVVAVRQGDV, encoded by the coding sequence ATGAAGAAGCCCGTCATCAGCCTCGCCGCACTCCTGGCTGCGGGCACCCTCGCCCTCTCGGCATGCGGCAGCGACGACCCAGGCAGCAGTAACGAGTCCCCCGGAGGCGGAGGCGGGGGCGACGACTACAGCCTCGGCCTGGCCGTCTCCACGCTGAACAACCCATTCTTCGTCTCTCTGCGCGACGGCGCCCAGGACGCAGCCGACGAGGCCGGCGTAGAGCTCATCGTCACCGACGGCCGTGACGACGCTACCCAGCAGGCGGACCAGGTCGCGAACTTCCAGACCCAGCAGCTCGACGCCGTCCTCATCAACCCGGTCGACTCGGACGCGGCGGGCCCGATCGTTGCGCCGCTGGTCCAGTCGGACGTGCCGGTCATCGCCGTCGACCGCGCCGTCAATGGTGCCGAGGTGAGCACCCTCGTCGCCTCCGACAACGTCGAGGGCGGCCGCCTCGCCGCCCAGGCGCTCGCCGAGGCGATCGGCGAGGAGGGCCAGGTCATCGTCCTGCAGGGCGTGGCCGGCACCTCCGCCTCCCGCGAGCGCGGGCAGGGCTTCGACGAGGGCATCGCCGATTACCCGAACATCGAGGTCGTCGCGAAGCAGCCGGCGGACTTCGACCGCGCCCAGGGGCTCGACGTCGCGACCAACCTCCTCCAGGCCAACCCCGACGTCGTCGGCATCTTCGCCGAGAACGACGAGATGGCCCTGGGCGCCGTCCAGGCGCTCGGTGACCGCGCCGGCCAGGACGTCTTCGTCGTCGGCTTCGACGCCACCGAGGACGGCCAGGCCGCCGTCGAAGCCGGCACGATGTTCGCCACGATCGCGCAGCAGCCCGAGGATCTCGGCCGCGCCGCGGTCGAGGCTGCGCTCGACCTGCTCGACGGCGAGGACGTGGAGGAGACGATCTCCGTGCCCGTCGTCGCCGTGCGCCAGGGCGACGTCTGA
- a CDS encoding ribokinase yields MQTHQVVVVGSANADLVLDIDHRPAPGETILGSDVVITPGGKGANQAVAAGRLGADVAFVGCVGDDDHGRLLRDSLASAGVDLGALRVVDAPTGTATIMVTPDGENSIIVSPGANRRVTPALLEEVRPLWSEAPVVVLQLEIPIASVALVATRARGRVVLNAAPAAELPAGVLATADPLVVNESEARFLLGAADDAALAVVPEALAARLLGLGPRSVVLTLGPAGSVVAERGPDGGPVTLTVPALRVAAVDTTGAGDGFVGALAMRLADGASLAEAVELATAVAAVAVTRRGAQASFPTRDEIVEVRR; encoded by the coding sequence ATGCAGACCCACCAGGTGGTCGTCGTCGGTTCGGCCAACGCCGACCTCGTCCTCGACATCGACCACCGGCCCGCGCCGGGCGAGACGATCCTCGGCTCCGACGTCGTCATCACCCCGGGCGGCAAGGGCGCCAACCAGGCGGTCGCCGCCGGCAGGCTCGGCGCCGACGTCGCCTTCGTGGGCTGCGTCGGCGACGACGACCACGGCCGGCTCCTTCGCGACTCGCTCGCCTCGGCCGGTGTGGACCTCGGCGCGCTCAGGGTGGTCGACGCCCCCACCGGCACGGCGACGATCATGGTGACCCCCGACGGGGAGAACTCGATCATCGTCTCCCCCGGGGCCAACCGCCGGGTGACCCCGGCGCTGCTCGAGGAGGTCCGGCCCCTGTGGTCCGAGGCCCCCGTCGTCGTCCTGCAGCTGGAGATCCCGATCGCGTCCGTGGCGCTCGTCGCCACCCGTGCGCGGGGCCGGGTGGTGCTCAACGCGGCGCCGGCGGCCGAGCTGCCCGCGGGGGTCCTGGCGACGGCGGACCCGCTGGTCGTCAACGAGTCCGAGGCGCGGTTCCTCCTGGGCGCCGCCGACGACGCCGCTTTAGCCGTCGTGCCCGAGGCACTCGCCGCCCGCCTGCTCGGGCTCGGCCCCCGCTCTGTGGTGCTCACCCTGGGGCCGGCCGGGTCGGTGGTCGCGGAGCGCGGACCCGACGGCGGACCGGTGACCCTCACCGTGCCGGCGCTCCGGGTGGCCGCGGTGGACACCACCGGCGCCGGGGACGGCTTCGTCGGGGCGCTCGCCATGCGTCTCGCCGACGGCGCCTCGCTCGCCGAGGCGGTCGAGCTCGCGACCGCCGTTGCCGCCGTCGCGGTCACCCGGCGCGGCGCGCAGGCGTCCTTCCCGACCCGGGACGAGATCGTGGAGGTACGGCGATGA